tatagaatattTAGCAGTATAATATTTATGctgtataaaagaaaaaaaaaagaaaagaaaaaaagagaaaagaaagaaagaagagaatgtTAAGAGAGAGTACATGAGTCAATTATATTAAAAGTAGCATAGCTTAAACCCCCTAATTAATTATCGAGGGCATTAATATGATATAACTTTGACAGAAAATAAAATTCAATGAAGCATCTCAGTCATCTTCATCACAAACACTCAGGAAATTCAACATATAACAACATGAAAACCCacacattattttatttaaatagatTAACTTGGTTTCCAAAGCTTAGTTGATCTTGCAATTCTCATCAATAATCCCAATTTCTTTTGCTGTGAAGCCCATCAGATTCAGATATTCTGGCCAACACTCATGTTCTGTATTCTTAATTGCATGGCAGCAGTTCAAACTTATTTTCCATTTATGCCGATTTCGAAATATAGCTCGAATATCATCGATACATTTACCCAGTTGAGGCAGAGATCTCAAACAATCGAAGGCACCATCCAACTTAATTCGTGCTGCAGGGCTCACTTCCGCATCACCTCGGCTTGCTTCTACCGTGGATGAGAAAACCAttgctaaaagaaaaagaacacaGAATTTTGTAAGAAGAGTCATGGTGGGAAAGAAATTCGAGAAGGAAACAATTAAAGCTTATGTCTATGTATTGTGTCATTGGGGGTTTATATAGGGGAGTATTTGGTTTAGATTCTATATATATTTACCAAACAAAAGAGAGGGAAGAGTAGTAATTTTgcaaagattgaaagaaagaaatggacGTGGACATGGACGAAATAACATCCCTCGTGAGTATTCTTCCACTAACTTCCCATATGCGTGATGGGGAGAGATATGTTAGgcaagaaattgaaaaaaaaaaaataagagaaattCATCTTCAGCAGTTCACATCATCCCCTTCCACCAAACAGAAaaactaaagaagaaaaagaacagAGAACCCctgtgtttatttattttattttatttacctTTTACAGGACCAAGAATAGAGGAAGGGCATGGCCTTGCCGCTGAGAATAGCGAGCCGATCCAAAACATCTGAGACCCAAAACGACATGCCGTTGGAAATAGTAGAAGAAGCGTACCTTTGAGACGAGGAGGGTGGTTGGGGAAGGGAAGGATTTCGAGGAAATGGGGTTGTTCCAGACGGCCGTTTCTGGAGATGGAGAGTCACGGCGATGGTGGTCTCTGTCTTTCTCTTCCATGGTTATGGCTGAGAGCGGCAGTTGTTCAgtagaagaagaataagaagaagaacagTCATTTACGGGGAAGAGTTGAGATTTTTGGGGAATTGAAAGAATCTTAGAAATTTGACTTTTTAGAAAAGGGTAAAGGAGGAAAAATGACTTTTAATTAATGATTTTGGATTAACGTGATAGGAATAAGATTTTACATGCTTATATTATTATATCTTTACAAAACAAAGTAATTTgtgcaaattttttttttgttcatccaATTTTTTGAATTGTAAGTTTTTCTCAAACAATTAGTGGAGTTTATAGGACTCGAGAAGATAACTTAGTAAAGAAAACAACGACGACAACCACAACAACAACGATAAGATTTTCTCTATCCCTCgttctttctctctctattttagagaaaagaaaagaagggttAAGAGTTAgagatttaaaaaataataatgatgataatcACGATCAATAGCACAAACATTTTACTTATGTTTCTTTATTTCTCTCTATTTTCTAATGAGAAGAAAATGgttcaaatgttttttttaagaaaagaataattaaataaaaggaAAGTGGCAAAAGAAAATAGTAAGTTTTTCCTTAcacatttttgttttaaaaaaatgagaataagaaactttataaaaaaaggaacaaaaaatAAGAATTCAAATTCCGAAAGAAATTATTTGTTATATGCGGTGCCAATCCTTGGGAGTAGGTTGTTGaggataaagaaaaaaaaagacacgTTCAGAGGTACAAGAAATGTCCTTTGCGTATAGTTGTTGCTAGAATCTCCGTGTCAACaattggtttatttattttgatggtTTATTTAGTTATTCGTCCAGCCCCATACCCTAATCTAATTTTTCCAATCATACTGTGTTTTATATAAATTGTCTATAATAATCATTTGATATATGCATGTGTCCTAAATTCTAAATAATACAATACCTAAGtgaacaaaattatatataagtaTAAGGTTATTCCATTCCACTAATCGaagaaaatttataaatataatattattttgtagAAAACAAATACAAGCTaagaatatttatattattgaaataaaaatgagGAAGAATGAAAACAATCATGATTAGAATAGAAtggaaatttaaaaacaaaaatatgaaattaaaaaattaaacaaaaacacATAAATATTCAGAGTTAAAAATGGAAATTTCTCCCTTGATATATTCTTCACCAATTTCCTAATTTTCTCGACCCATCTCCCagttttctctttatttttttccatcCAAACACAATTTTTCTATCATCTCGACAAACATTGTTTTTTTCACTTTACAGTATCAAATTccaattaaaaataaacttatctcaaaattgtaattaataaaaacaataaaacatattaatgacCATAAAACTTGATCTCTTTAATGATATATCAAACACTGCAGACAAAGATGGAACAAACATATGTGACAAAATAAACTCACAACTTGAATAATAATGTGATATTGTCGCAaaatttcttctacacattaggattaaaaataattaaatgtaagaCATAAATAAATATGTGAACAAACACAAAGTTAGATGACTTTTATTGATCCGTTGttgaaaataatgatgaaaAAGACCACAACGATACATAACATAAAACCTTTGTATAAAGAAGCAACCAATTGGATGACAAAAACGAAAGACAGGGTCAAGGAATTTAATTGGATTTTCCTATCTGAAATATTAATTATCCAAATAATTTATACTTGATCTGACCATTTTCCACGTCCCAACTTTAATTTCATGGTCAATTACGAATGCCTAGTTTGTCGCTGATTTTATCTGCAAAACAGACGAATAAAAAATCGAAGTTAAcacacaaataaaaagaaaacgaTCAATAAGTTGGgagaaataaacaactaaattttCGTTAAATTTTGACATGAGTTTTCATTCTAAAATTTCAATTGTGTCATATCCCTTCAAATTCTAGCGTCAAAACTATATTAAAGTATGGAACACCTACCGACCTTACCTTACTAAAACTCACTAATTTCCATAACAAAAGTGAAGTTTGCCTCGCAACTAAAATTGACCGCACACAAAAAAACTATTTATCGtcttgattaaaaaaaaaacatatcttCAAAGATTCAAGACGATACCAACAACTTCCTTTTTCATGCAATCTTTATCACATGTAGAATGACACGATGTGTTGGCACCGTCTTTTGCGATGCATGCTTTCTCACAGGTTTCCACACATGATTTGAATTGAGGCATTACGCTGGATATTTCGCTCTGCAACAACTTAGATCTCATCTCAATCTCAGTGTCCCTGTCAGCAGTCATGTCTGCCCTAGAGAATTGCAGTGATCCCACCACAACAACAATGCATATAAAGAAAACTACCGTACTggtttttgccattttttagttttagcttttagtaagcctatttttttccttatggGTTGATCGTATGAGCTGGAAAGCGAGAGAACACCATTTTATAGCAAATTTAGTTGTTAAATTTAGATCATTGAGCGAAAACTAGGGTTTTCTCTCTCTATACATATTTGTAACAAGTGGTGAATATTTGTTTGTCCTTTAAACACAAGTTTGGGAAGAATGGGCCTTGATTGCAAATAAAATGGTTGGGTTGACTAAAAATTATGTCTCAAAGGAGAATATGTAGAAAATGAAAACATATACAGCTTAGCGTGTGTAACTCAAAGTTCTCGATGTTAATTTTATGATTTCAAGAATAAATAAGTGATGAAAACATTCCTTTTATGAACGCCTATATAGTTAAAAGAAGTCCTTGTGCCTTTTCCATAATGTGATTAATAAGTGATggaaaattaatttacttataaatatttacttttcaccttcttaacatcattttcattttttgaattttatttttattatttactaatttaatttgATGTTCATTTACTCTTGGATGCCTCAAATTGATTCCTTCCTTTTATTAGATTTTGTTTAAGGAAAATGATCATTTTGATCTCAAGTTCTGAAAAATATGTGTGTTTGGTTACTGAATTTTGAAAGTGTACTTTTTTAGTCTCTAGGTTTATAAGAATGAGTTTATTTGATCCCGAGTTTTCAAAATGTACCTTTTCGATCccatgttttttaaaatatgtttaaaaggTCCCTCaaataactatataattttattttaattaattatataacattttcaattaaataaattatttctaaaaatcatatcatctctaaaactatttttttctaattttatatatcatataatttttttttaaaaaaaaagtacttcTTTGAccttttaaacttatttttaagATCAGATGGAAAAGATATACATTTTGAAAATCTAGGGACCAAATTGGTCTATTTTTATAAacttaagaataaaaaatgtacatttttaaaacttttggaCTAAAAGCataaatttatcaaaataaaatggttgtgttgactaaaaatgatatatcaaaggagaatatatagaaaatgaaaacatCAATAGCTTAGCGTGTGTAACTCACAACTATGAAGTTCTCgatattaattttatgatttGAAGAAGAAATAAGTGATGGAAACATTCCTTTTATGAACtcatatatatttaaaagaagtCCCCGAGTCTTTTCCATAATGTGGTTAATTAGCCTTACCAAACAATAAAATTATACTAAGTATTTTGAAATAGTCTTATGCTGTAAAAAagtaaagtaaagaaaagaatgaatgaatgaaggTGTGAATAGAGAGCGCATGAGTCAATTCTAGAATTTAAACGGCCATGACAAATATAATCATAAACATAGCTCAAAACCATCTTAGTATTGAGGgcattaatataatttaaatttgacCGAAATAAAATACAATCAAGTTACTGTTTTGTTTTAGGTAATTAACCAGAATTCATTATGAAGGATGTTAATGACAAACGCGGGGTTGAGTGAGATAATGATTATGGTTGCAACCAAGTGATGGCAAAGAATAATAATGCAGTAGCCAGTAGGAAGAAAATGAGAGAGAAGCCAAAGTATGAGAGTTATAGGGTATTTACTCATAATTATAAATTGCAAGGGAGAGGGGGATTTCGTTAAAAAGGAGAGCGAGAAACCCCGATTTCGAGTATGTATCTTTAAATTTGAAACCTAACTAAACAACATGcttcaaataataatatatcaaaCACTGCAGACAAAGATTGAACAAACATATGTGACAAAATAAACTCACAACTTGAATAATAATGTGACATTGTCGCAaaatttcttctacacattaggattaaaaataattaaatgtaagacataaataattatgtgaacaaacacaaaaattagatgaattttattgatcttgttgttgaaaataatgatgaaagaagACGGCAACGATACATAACATAAAACCTTTGTATAAAGAAGCAACCAATTGGATGACAAAAATGAAAGAGAGGGTCAAggaatttaattagattttccTATCTAAAATATTAGTTATCACAACAACAACGATAAGATTTTCTCTATCCCTCGTTCTTTCTCTTtatattttagagaaaagaaaTGAAGGGTTAAGAGTtgagatttaaaaaaatattattaatgatAATCACGATcaataaaacaaacattttacttatgtttctttatttctctatattttctaatgagaaaaaaatggttaaaatatttttttcaagaaaagaataattatggtattaaaatattttgtataaaataaattgattttttttaaaatgatagaTATACTCAttaatggtttttatttttcctttttataaaagattaaaaataacaattattataaaattttatattattattaaatttttactctttaaaatataaaaatcttAGCCGTTATTACTATTACTCCATCAATTTACAACAAATACTACTCTCTAAGAAACAATACTCTAAGACACGTTCAGAGGTACAAGAAATGTCCTTTGCGTACAGTTGTTGCTAGAATCTCCGTGTCACCaattggtttatttattttgatggtTTATTTAGTTATTCGTCCAGCCCATACCATAATCTAATTTTTCCAATCATACTGTGTTTTATATAAATTGTCTATAATAATCATTTGATATATGCATGTGTCCTAAATTCTAAATAATACAATACCTAAGtgaacaaaattatatataagtaTAAGGTTATTCCATTCCACTAATTgaagaaaatttagaaatataaattattttgtaGAAAACAAATACAAGCTaagaatatttatattattgaaataaaaatagaggaagaatgaaaacAATCATGATTAGAATAGAATGGAATGGAAATTTAAAAACAgaaatatgaaattaaaaaattaaacaacaaCACATAAACATTCAGAGTTAAAAATGGAAATTTCTTCCTTGATATATTCTTCACTAATTTCCTAATTTTCTCGACCCATCTCCCAattttccctttatttttttttttccatccaaagacaatttttctatcatatCGACAAACATTGTATTTTTCACTTTACAGTTGAAATTccaattaaaaataaacttatctcaaaattgtaattaataaaaacaataaaacatattaatgacCATAAAACTTGATCTCTTTAACAATATATCAAACACTGCAGACAAAGATGGAACAAACATATGTGACAAAAGAAACTCACAACTTGAATAATAATGTGATATTGTCGCAaaatttcttctacacattaagaattaaaaataatgtgataatgtcgcaaaatttcttctacacattaagattaaaaataattaaatgtaagaCATAAATAATTATGTGAAAAACCACAAAAATTAGATGAATTTTATCGATCTCATTGttgaaaataatgatgaaagaagACCGCAACGATACATAACATAAAACCTTTGTATCAGGAAGCAACCAATTGGATGACAAAAATGAAAGAGAGGGTCAAGGAATTTAGATTTTCCACTCTTAAATGTTAATTATCCAAATAATTTATACTTGATCCGACTATTTTCCACGTCCCAACTTTAAATTCATGGTCAATTACGAATGCCTAGTTTGTCGCTGATTTTATCTGCAAAACAGACGaataaaaaatcaagttaatacacgcacaaaaagaaaaagatcaataagttgggagaaataaacaactaaattttccttaaattttGACATGAGTTCTCATTCTAAATTTTCAATTGCCTCATATCCCTTCAAATTCTAGCATCAAAACTATCTTAAAGTATGGAACACGTACCGACCTTACCTTACTAAAACTCACTAATTTCCATAATAAAAGTGAAGTTTGCCTCGCAACTAAAATTGACCGCAcacaaaaaattatttatcgtcttggtttaaaaaaaaaaaacatatctcCAAAGATTGAAGACAATACCAACAACTTCCTTTTTCATGCAATCTTTATCACATGTAGAATGACACGATGTCTTGGCACTGTCTTTTCCGATGCATGCTTTCTCGCAGGCTTCTACACATGATTTGAATTTAGGCATTACGCTGGATATTTCGCTCTGCAACATCTTAGATCTAATCTAAATCTCAGTGTCCCTGTCAGCAGTCATGTCTGCCTTAGAGAATTGCAGTGATCCCACCACAACAATAATGCACATAAAGAAAACAACCGTACTGgttttttgccattttttagttttagcttttagtaagcctattttttttccttattgcTTGATCGTATGAGGAAAGCGAGAGAACACCATTTTATAGCAATTTCAGTTTTTAAATTTCGATCATTGAGCGAAAAGTACGGGTTTCTCTCTTTATACATATTTGTAACAAGTGTTGAGTATTTGTTTGTCCTCTAAATACAAGTTTGGGAAGAATGGGCCATGATTGCAAATAAAATGGGTGTGTTGACTAAAAATGATGTCTCGAAGGAGAATATGTAGAAAATGAAAACATATACAGCTTAGCGTGTGTAACTCAAAGGGAAAGTTgtcaatattaattttatgatttcaagaacaaataagtgatgaaaacattccttttatgaactcctatatatttaaaagaagtCCCTGTGCCTTTTCCATAATGTGGTTAATAAGTgatggaaaattgaaattaaaaaattaaacaaaaacacATAAATATTAGAGTTAAGGATGGAAATTTCTCCCTTCATATATCCTTCACCAATTTCCTAATTTTCTCGACCCATCTCCcaattttctctttattttttttccatccaAAGACAATTATTCTATCATCTCGACGAACATTGTTTTTTTCACTTCATagtacactacaagaaatatcagTTACGATAGAATCAAAAAAACGTTATTGTTGATTTTCGATAGCGTTTTCGAAATGCTGTCGTAGCCGATGTTATTAAAAGTCCATGACTTTTCATAGCGTTTTTTTATCGCTATGCAAAACGCTATAATATGTCCCCAGCGATAGCACAAATATGatgttataaatgttttttatAACGTAAGAATCGAAACATCTTGATAGCATTTTTTATTACGTTGAAAAATCGCTATAAAATGTTTCAATAGTGTTTTTAATAACATCGAAAAAATGCTAgctataaacaattttttgtaGTATTTTATGAATGTTGTCGTTGCAAAAATCATTGACTTTTAATAGCGGTTTTTGTAGAGCTACTAATAACAATATTAAAGGTAGGTATGTATTAAAACCATTTGGCCTCATTAACATTTCATAATCACATTATTAAAAGAAGAATTACCATAGAACTGTACATATAATATCTCATTGAACAATAAATGTTATCTTCGAATTACCATAGAACTATACATATAATATCTCATTGAATAATATATGTTATCTTCTCTGCATtacaattttgtttataaaggaaaaaaaatcctttGAGAACAAACCTAAACAAAAAACTACCCTGTTTTAGAAAACTCAATACATCACAACAAAATCGATAAACTGAAGAAGAGAAGAACCGCACTGAATAAATTCGATCAGGGCGGCTTTCGGTAAGTTTGGTCGATCATTAGATTCGTAAAGCTTCAAAAATCCACCACAATTGCCAAGATTACGCAAGAACTCATCAAAAGTCACACAACTTCCTGTCTAGTTATTAATTCCCTCTAACGATCTTAATCTTTATATGTTTCAGAAATCTCAACTTATGTTTATCTTCcccttctcttcttcctttccctattgaatgttaaaaaatcacaagaaaatgtaaaaaaaaaaaaaaaaaaaagtcaatatcttttttattctctAAACAACCAAgtaagctaaaaaaaaaataaaaagaaaaaatgcaaATGTTGCATACACATTGATTCATTACTAACATACTCCAAAAACTCAGAAAAATATACTAAAAGAGAAACATATTTTCTAACTCATCAGGATCTTATATTTGAAGTGTTGGTTCATAAAAACTATTTGTGTTTGAAACATACCTGTTGCACCCAGTGGATGTACAATGGTGATTGCTCCTCCATTGACATTAATCTTTTCTGGATGTAGCCCCAACTTATTACAGCAATACACAAATTGGGATGCAAATGCCTTGTAGGTTAAAGGTTGTGCATTAGAGTAAGCCAACATGTACTGAATAGGTTCGAACTTTAAGCCTTACTAGTGATGAAAACATAAGGTTACTTCTTTTATCTCAAAAAGATAAATATCATTCGATTCATGTCCAGCAGCCTTGATAGCAGCTAGAATTGCAACATTCAGGCCAACAACCATGATAGTAGGATCCATACCTACAGCAGAAAAGGTCCTGCAAAACCAACAGCAGCAAATGCTGAGAAAAGAAAGTACTTTATGCTCAAGAAATCCCGAATTCAAATGATGGTCATTGTTATCACCCTCAAATAGTCCAATGATCTTTATTTTTTAGAAGCCCGGAACCAGTACCCAAAAGAAAGCATTTATTTTGCCAAACTATGCTTAATCTTCCTCAATGTTTCATGAAGGAGTGCGTTTCAAGAGAAATTATGGATAATGGAAAGCATGTTGCACTACTATAATATTTCAACCAAAAACTTCAATATTCAAGGAATCCATCTGCAACAAAATGAGATATGCAATGCATTATGATATGATATGTATGGTGTCAAGAAAGTTTTGCACTTgtccaaaaaagaaagaaactcacaacttgaataataatgtgatattgtcgcaaaatttcttctacacattaggattaaaaataatgtgatattgtagcaaaatttcttctacacattaggattaaaaataattaaatgtaagacataaataattatgtgaacaaacacaaaaattagatgaattttattgatctcgttgttgaaaataatgatgaaagaagACCGGTCCGATACATAACATAAAACCTTTATATAAAGAAGCAACCAATTGGATGACAAAAATGAAAGAGACGAGGGTCAAGGAATTTAGATTTTCCTCTCTGAAATGTTAATTATCCAGATAATTTATACTTGATCCGACCATTTTCCACGTCCTAACTTTAATTTCATGGTCAATTACGAATGCCTAGTTTGTCGCTGATTTTATCTGCAAAACAGAcaaataaaaaatcaagttaatacacacacaaaaagaaaaagatcaataAGTTGGGAGAATTAAACAACtaaattttccttaaattttgacatgagttctcattctaaattttcaattatctcATATCCCTTCAAATTCTAGCAGCAAAACTATATTAAAGTATGGAACACGTACCGACCTTAGCTAAAAATGAGATCATCAACTCACCATCATAATGAATTTTTTGCTTTCCAAATAACTAGTAAGACACAATTTTCCTTCCAATAAATGGGGTTCTTGAGCTAACCTAGACGCTTAATGACACATAGCAAATGTCCGAACAGAATTGAGAAAGTTGGTGCGCTCGCTCAGCCAGCCAAGATGGAAATCCGACTAAGTAGACTCATCAACACGACAATCCAGTTAGAAAGTGTCAAAACTATGGAGTTCAATTTGTCAACCCTAGATTATTGAACAAAATTTcttctccaaaatacaaacaaGAACAAAATCAGTACAACGAATCATTATAAAATTAAAGTTCTAGATGTTAATTAAGGGAATCAAATTAATATCAAAAGCTGGAGAAGTCAACATCTAATTgtaacattaaaaaaaacaacaaattaaaacaacaAAGGAAAACGCAAACGAAATCATACAACaattaataaaggaaaagaaacagGGGGGAAATGAAGAGAGAGTGAAGTGGGATTCATCGCCGATGGAGTAGATCTCCTTACTGGCCTTCTGGTTGAACCAATAATAATCAACTTTGTTTATAATCTGATCCATTTGGAGCTTTCAACTTAACGAAAAAAGCAGTAGAAAGCTTAGAGAGAGATGAAGTTGTATCGTCTTCCTCTCCACGCGTTCTTCTGtacaaattttctaaaataaaaaattgaaataggGAAATCGAATTAGGAAGGATCTGCAAGAAAAGGGAGATTGGGGAAATTTGAAACCAATGAAAAAAAGGGATTTGGGGTTGAGAAAGGTAACGCGAAAAACCTAAAAATAAGGAGGGGCTTTTTCGCGCTACCGATATTTCATCTTCcgccttttttttccttttatttttatagcCTAAATATTAAAAAGTTATGGTTAGATGCTATTAAAAGTCACATTTGTTGTAGTGGTATGAAATTCCAACTAAAAATAAACTTATCTCAAAAttgtaattaataaaaaaaaaaacatattaatgaccATAAAACATGATCTCTTTAATAATATGGACCAAACATATGTGACAAAAGAAACTCACAAATTGAATAATAATGTGATATTGTCGCAaaatttcttctacacattaggattaaaaataatgtgatattgtagcaaaatttcttctacacactaggattaaaaataattaaatgtaagacataaataattatgtgaacaaacacaaaaattagatgaattttattgatctcgttgttgaaaataatgatgaaagaagACCGGTCCGATACATAACATAAAACCTTTATATAAAGAAGCAACCAATTGGATGACAAAAATGAAAGAGACGAGGGTCAAGGAATTTAGATTTTCCTCTTTGAAATGTTAATTATCCAGATAATTTATACTTGATCCGACCATTTTCCACGTCCTAACTTTAATTTCATGGTCAATTACGAATGCCTAGTTTGTCGCTGATTTTATCTGCAAAACAGAcaaataaaaaatcaagttaatacacacacaaaaagaaaaagatcaataAGTTGGGAGAATTAAACAACtaaattttccttaaattttgacatgagttctcattctaaattttcaattatctcATATCCCTTCAAATTCTAGCAGCAAAACTATATTAAAGTATGGAACACGTACCGACCTTAGCTAAAAATGAGATCATCAACTCACCATCATAATGAATTTTTTGCTTTCCAAATAACTAGTAAGACACAATTTTCCTTCCAATAAATGGGGTTCTTGAGCTAACCTAGACGCTTAATGACACATAGCAAATGTCCGAACAGAATTGAGAAAGTTGGTGCGCTCGCTCAGCCAGCCAAGATGGAAATCCGACTAAGTAGACTCATCAACACGACAATCCAGTTAGAAAGTGTCAAAACTATGGAGTTCAATTTGTCAACCCTAGATTATTGAACAAAATTTcttctccaaaatacaaacaaGAACAAAATCAGTACAACGAATCATTATAAAATTAAAGTTCTAGAT
This region of Cucumis melo cultivar AY chromosome 7, USDA_Cmelo_AY_1.0, whole genome shotgun sequence genomic DNA includes:
- the LOC127150181 gene encoding egg cell-secreted protein 1.2-like — protein: MFWIGSLFSAARPCPSSILGPVKAMVFSSTVEASRGDAEVSPAARIKLDGAFDCLRSLPQLGKCIDDIRAIFRNRHKWKISLNCCHAIKNTEHECWPEYLNLMGFTAKEIGIIDENCKIN